The genomic segment CAGACGTAGTTCGCCACGCGATTCCCCTGCACGATGCCCTCGGACTTATCAAAGGACCAGTGGATGCCGAGGTAAATTCGGCTCTGGCCGTTTTCCTCCTCGGCTTGCGAAAGGCTCGCAAAGCTCCGCGGCAGGAGTGGGCGGACGTTGCCTTCGTTGTCCCGTGTTTCGCCGTTGAATTCGTCAGAGACAAACGTAAAGGCGATCTGGTCGGTGCCGAAGAAATTGCGCAGCGTCTGGAAGAGCGCGCCGCCGAAGCCGGCATGGCCGGATGGGTACGCGGGGAACGGCGGCGTGAAGTTCGGGCCGACGAGATTGCTGGCCGGCGCGCCGAGCGGCGTGAAATCGGGGTCGCCCTCGGTCAACGGGTTGTTGTCCCCCAGGCCCAGCGGGCCTGTGCCGACATCCGATTCGCGTATGCCCGCCACGGGGCGCCACAGATTGTAGTAATATTTCGATTCCCAGACGGCGATGGCGGCGTCGGCCAGGCCGATGTTCACCAGTGCCAGCAGGCGGCCCAGTTGCACGACGTCCAGCCCGCGTTCCTTGCCGATCTGCGTGGCGATCTGGTTGTACAGCCGCGGCGGAGCACACAGACTCGGCGTGCCGTCGTAGGCCCAGAAGATGCCCGCTTCGGTTTGGTCGGCGGTGCGGATGGTTGGCGTGTTGATACCGTCGCCCCCCAATGCCTTCGCTTCCGCATAGGCAATGGCGTATTCCACGCTGCTGATGGGCGGGGGCGGCGGACAGCGGAATTGATCGGACCGGCTCATGGCAAACGGCGTCACCTTGTGCCAGTTCGCGCCGAGCGCCTCCTGCCCCGGATTGATCGGGTCGGATCGCCACGCGCCCGGCTGATCGGAAAAAACGTACGGGGTGTTGTCGTCCGACCCGTCGGCGGCGCGCAACGCGAGAATCGCCGCGGCGGCCTGCTGCCCCAGCAGCACGCCGTTGGCCAGCGCGGCGGGGTCGTCGATGTGTTGCAAATCTTCGGCAAGCTTTTCGTCAAACGTCTGTGAATGCGACGGGTAGAGCGCGACCAGCGTATCGTGCGCCGCCTGCGAGACCGCCGCCTTCATGGACGTGTTGGCCGGCGCGGGGGCCAGCCCGGTGTAGCTCTGGTAGCCGCCGTTGATCGCGACGATGGCGTCGAACATGGCGATGTGCACAATGGCCATCGCTCGGCTGGATCGCGTGGGGCCGTACTGGTGGCCAAAGGTACGGACTTCGCCTGCCTTCAGTGGTGTGTGATCCAGCCCGCTGGCGTCGATGGCAATCTTGTTCCACCGAAGCACCCAGCTTGTCGCGTCCTCGCCGCCGGGAAGTGCGCCCAGCCCGGGAATGCAACCGGCTGCGAGCGACAAGGCGCAGAACACGATCAATCCAGCGCGGAAACCGCGGCTGCAAACGATTTGCGTTGCCATATGAGAAAACGCTCCCAACGTATTGTGCGGGATGACAGGGCAGCCGTTCGGACCGAGCCGGTTGGCTCTCACCGATATGCCCGGCCGGGCCGCGCCGACTCCGACACGTCGGTCAAATCGTATGCCCGCGTGAGTTGTCGAGCAAATACCGAACGCGGCGCCCGGCCGAGGAAAAATACAGAACGGCCGCCAAGATGCCGGCGGATCGGTATCGGACCGCTCCGCGTCAATAGAAAAACCGCCGACCCCCGTTGGGGGGGGCGGCGGTTCGAAGTTGCTCATAACCTCGTTGAGCTTCAGATGCGCCGGCGCGATCGACCGCGACGCATCATCGCGAGGCCGACCACCAGCAGCGGTGAGGCGATCGCCGCGCCCGATCCGCACACGCCGCAGGTGTTGTTCTGCAGCGGTGCGGGGTTGTCGGATTGCAGCGCCGGCGCGCCCGGCTCGACGATGATCCCGTTGACGGTCAGGTCGTTGTCGCCGCGCTGGCCGTCGGTCAGGTGCAGCGTGACAACGTTGCCGGCGACTTCGGAGCCGGTGTTGCCGTCAAACAGGAACGTGTAGAAGTGCGGCACCGGGATGATCGGCGTCGGGCCGAACTTGTAGTAGGTGTTCACCGTCGGGTTCGAGTGCATGATGATCTGCACCTCGATCGAGTCGCCCGGACCGATGCCGGTGACCTTGAACCCGAAGAATCCGACCGGGAAGGTGACATCCGGCGGGGTGATCCCCTCGGCCGGCGTGTTCAGCGCTTCGACGTTCATGAGCACGGTGCCCGGCGGCGAGACAATCGTCACGTAGTTGCCGTTGATGTCCTTCAACGACGCGACGTTCGGCTGCAACTTGTCGGGAATGCCGTCGTTGTTGCCGTCGCCGTTGTTGGGGGCGCCGTCTTCCTCGTCGGGGTTGATGCCGTTGCCGTCGCCGGCCTGCCACGTCTTGGTGGCGGTGCAGGTGAACGGCACGCCGTCGATGTTGCCGGTGGCCTGGATCGTATCCGTGCCCGCGCCGCCGGCGCCGGTGTAGATGAACTCACCCTGACCGCTCGCGTCGGTTGTGTCGGTGTTGTTCAGACCGGCGTTCGGACCGCTGGTGATGTTGAAGTTCACCACCACGCCCGCGACCGGCGCGCCGTTGCGCGTGACGGTGACGGTCGTTGTGTGTTCCTCGCCGTTAACGTTTGTATCCGTCGGCGGGGACAGGCTGCATTGCGCGTTGATCCACGTCTTGCTCGCGGTGCAGGTGAACGGCACGCCGGAGATGAGTCCGCCGGCCGTGATCGTATCCGTGCCCGGCTGGCCGTTGCTGGTGTAGGTGAACGTCGCCTGGCCCGCTGCGTTGGTGAAGCGCAGATCGCCTGCGCCGGCGTTCGGTCCGGCCGACACATCAAAGGCCACCAGCACACCGTTCTGCGGCGCGCCGTTGGACGTGACCGTGACGGTCACCGAGTGATCGGTGCCGACCTGGTTTGTCGCCGTCGGCGGCGCGAGGCTGCACGCGGCGTTGATCCACGACTTGGTCGCGGTGCAGGTGAACGGCACACCGGAAATCGCACCGCTCGCCTGAATGGTGTCGGTGCCGGGGCCGCCATCGCCGGTGTACGTGAAGACGGCGTTACCCGAAGCGTTGGTAACTGCCAGGCCTGTGTCGCCCGTGTTCGGACCGGCCGTGACTTCGAACGTAACCAGCACGCCTGGCGCGGCGACGCCATTGTTCAGCACGTTCGCCGTGACGGTGTGCTGCGTGCCGATCTGGTTCGTATCGGTCGGCGGAGACAGCGAGCAGCCGGTGTTGATCCACGTCTTGGTCACCGTGCAGACAAATGGCGAGCCGTCGACGTTGCCTGACGCCTGAATCGTATCGGTGCCGGGTGTTCCGTTGCTGACGTAGTTAAACGTCGCCTGGCCGGCGCCGTTCGTCACCGGCGAAGCCGACAGGCCGGTGTTCGGCCCGGCCGTGATGTTGAAGTTCACCGTCGCGCCCGCGGCGGGTGCGCCGTTGCGCAGCACAGTCACCGTCACCAGGTGGTTGGTGCCGACCTGGTTGGTGGCGGTCGGCGGCGAGAGGCTGCACGACGCCTGCACCCATGTCTTCGTCGCGGTGCAGGAGAACGGGATGCCGTCAAGCAGGCCGCTGGCCTCGATCGTGTCGGTACCGGTCGCGCCGTTGCTGGTGTAGGTGAACGAGCGCTGGCCCAGCGCATTCGTCGGAGCCGCAGCGAGCGACGCGCCGAAGTTCGGGCCGTTGATGACGCTGAACCCGACGTTCACGCCGGCCGCCGGCCCGCCGTTGCGCAGGACCGTGACGGTCACGGTATGCATCGTGCCGACGCCGTTCGCGGCCGTGGGTGGATCAAGCGAGCAGCCGCTGGTGATCCACTCCTTGGTCGCCGAGCAGTTGGTGGTGACGCCGGTGATGGTGGCGGTTGCCGCAATCGTGTCGGTGCCGGCCGCGCCGTTACTCATGTAGGTGAACTCGGCGTGACCCAGTGCGTCGGTCACGTCGGCGCCGTTCTGGCCCGCGTTCGGACCGGCGGTGATGGAGAAGTTGACCGTCACGCCGGCTTGCGGCACGCCGTTGACCAGCACAGTCGATGTTACCGTATGCGACGTGCCGACGAGATTTACACCGGCGGCCGGATCGAGCAGACACTGTGCGTTGATCCAGGTCTTGCTGGCGGTGCAAACCGTCGCGACGCCGCTGACCAGCGCCGTCGCCTGAATCGTGTCGGTGCCGGGCAGTCCGTTGCTCGTGTAGTTGAACACAGCCTCTCCGATGACATTTGTCACGCCGACGCCGGCCGCGCCGGCATTCGGACCGGCCGTCACGAGGAAGTTCACGGTCACGCCATTGGCGAGTACGCCGTTGCGCACCACCGTGACGGTGACACTGTGATTGTCGCCGACCTGATTGGTGTCCGATGCGGGGGCGAGAATGCACCCGGCGTCGATCCACTCCTTGGTCGCCGTGGCCGGCGTCCAGGGCACGCCGTCGATGCTGCCGGTGGCGGTGATGGTGTCGATGCCGACGCCGCCGACGCCGTTGTAGGTGAAGCTGGTGTTGCCGTTCACGTCGGTAAGTCCGACGCCCGCAGTGCCGGTGTTCGGCCCGGCGGTGACGAGGAAGTTGACCGTGATGCCCGCGGCAGGCAAGCCGTTGCGAAGAACGGTCGCCGTAACCGTGTGGCTATCGCCGATCTGGTTGGTGTCGCTTGCGGGCGCGAGCGAGCAGCCGGTACTGATCCAGGTCTTGGCGGCCGACGCGGTAGTCCACGTCACGCCGTCAACATTGCCGGAAGCCTGGATCGTATCGACGCCCGGTCCGCCGGCATCGGTGTACATGAAGACCGCCTCGCCGGCGGCATTGGTGACCACGGCGCCGACGGTGCCGGCGTTCGGGCCGGCCGTCACGGCGAAGTTCACGGTCGCACCAACCGCGGGCACGCCAGGGCGACGCAGCACGGTCGCGGTGACGGCGTGCATCGTGCCGATCAGGTTGGTTGCCGCGGGCGGGGTGAGCGTGCATGTCGGATCGATCCAGTCTTTTGTCGCAGTGCAGAGAATGGGGACGCTGTCGACGAGGCCGGTGGCGCGAATCGTGTCCAGCCCGGGGTTGCCGTTGCTGGTGTAGGTGAATGACGCGTTACCAGCCGCGTCGGTGGTGGCCATGCCGACCGTTCCGACGTTCGGCCCGGAGACAACCTCGAAGTCGATGTTCACGCCCGGCGGGAAGAGCGGCGGGATGCCGTTTCGCAGGACGGTGATCGTCACGGTGTGCATGTCGCCAACGCGATTGACATCGGTGGCCGGCGCAAGCGAGCAGCCGGTGTTGATCCACTCCTTGGTCGCGGTGCAGGTGAACGGCACGCCGCTGATGACGCCGCTGGCCTGAATGGTGTCGACGCCGATCGTACCGTTGCTCGTGTAAGTGAAATCCGCGACGCCCAGCGCGTCGGTCGTGTCCATTCCCGCCGCGCCGGCGTTCGGCCCGGCCGTCACGAGATAGTTCACCGTCACGCCCGCGGCGAACGCGCCGTTGACCAGCACGGTGCTGGTGACGGTGTGATCGCTGCCGATCAGGTTGGTATCCGCCGGCGGCGTCAGCACGCAGACGGGATCGATCCAGGTCTTGGTGGCGTTGCAGACGAACGGGACGCCGTTGATCAGACCGCTTGCCTGAATCGTGTCCGTACCCGGGCCGCCCGCGCCGTTGTACGTGAACGTCGCCTGGCCGGCGCCATCGGTCGCCACGACGCCCGCCGCGCCGACGTTCGGCCCGGCGGTGACATCGAAGTTGATGTTGACGCCGGCGGCGGCAGCGCCGTTGCTCAACACGGTGACGGTCACGCTGTGCATCGTGTTGATCGCATTCGTGTCGGCGGGGGGGGCGAGCGAGCAGGTCGCGTCGATCCAGTTCACCGCGATGTTGCCGGTGGCTGCGCCGAGCGCCGCGGTGATCGTGATGGGGCCTTCGCCGACGGGGCTGGCAACCTCGAACGAGCCGGTGCCCAGCGCGTCGAACGGCGTGGCGACCGGAACAGTGGCGGTGTTATTCGCGTTGTCGACAATGGTCAGCGCGTTGGCCGCACCGCCCGATGCGAACGTTCGCAGGCCCGCGCCGCCGGCCGCGGCGATGGTGATCGGCGCGGGGGGAACAAAGTTCGGCAGGATGTTGTTGCACAGGTCGCGCGCCGTGAGTGTCACGACGAACGGGCTGCCGGCCGCCTGGTTCAGCGTGGCCGGAACAGCGGACACCGTGAAGTGATCAACCGCCGGTCCGGCGATGACGCTCACGTCCACAATGGGGACATTGACAAGCGTAGAACCGGCCGCGCTGACGGTCAACAGGATGTCGGCCGCGGGGCCGGCTGTTCCGCCGGTGCAGTCGACCGCGCGCAGGCGAATGTCGGGGAAGCGAATGGTGCTGGCGATGGTGCTACCGGCGGTGACGGTGAAGGTCACGCTGTTTGCGGCGGGCGTCTCGGCGCCCGCATTGGCGAGCATGACGTCGCCTGCGATGACCACCGCGTTATACAACACCGATGTGTCGAAAACGAAATGGGTCGGCGCGGTGAGCGTGATCGTCGTACCGGCCGGCCATTCGTTGAAGAAGGATTCGGTGATCGTCGGCCCGACCGCGACGGCGTTGAACGCGCCGGTGACGGCCGAGTTGGCGTCGACCACGATCACGTCGGGCACAAACGAGTCGGCGCGGGCGCTCGCCGGGGCGATCAGCCACGAGGCGGCAACGAGCGCGGCGAACGCGGCGCGCGACGATACGAAACGATCGACACGGTTCATCTTGGCGTGGAACGAATTCATGATGCTCCCCTTCCTCTTGTTGAAATACAACGCGCGCCGATTCGCCTTCGTCCATTCAGCGCGGAGCGCAAAGCGCTCGGCTCGGCGACGAGGCGTCGCGCGGACAGAACCTCTCACTGCGTGGTGAGTTCGTGCCCTCCCAGTGCGAACTGGCGCCGGCGATCTGACAAGACGGGATTTCGCCTGCGCCGTCCGGAAACTTTCCCGCTCAATTGAACGCGGCGTCGAGTTGATCGCCGCGCGCGTCCCTTAATCTCCATTCTAATGATTCGCGCCCGCCGACTCCAGCGCTGAACGGCTAGATTATCAAGCCAGCGTGAACTTTCGTGTGTCCTTCGCCGCGCTCGCGAGCGTTGCGGTCCTTGCACCGCAGGATCGGGCCGCTCCAAATGAATACATAGTCCTAATATCCCGAAGCGTCCGATACAATCCCTTCTGCCGCGCGAATCTCTTGCTCGCCTCATTCTTTCCTGCATGAAAGCCCGATCGTCGCGGGGGAGACGCCGGCGCACGGCTTTCCAGGTTGCCGGTTTCGCGCGCGACCGCAACAACGAAAAATCTTTCCGAAAGCAGTCAAACACCGTGCGGGCATTGACTTTCTCGGCCGTTTCTGATGAAGTAGTGGGCAGAGGGAAAGAAAACCTTTCGCACCGCTCGGAGCGAAACGGGGGGCGAAGCAACTCTGTCAAACGCGATGCCTGCCCGCGCGCCGTTCGGCCGTCGACTCTTCTTCTTGCCGGGATGGACCGGAAGAAACCGGAGGTTCAATCATGTTGCGCGCATTCAAACGATTCACATTCAAAGCCCAGGCCTGTCTCTGCGTCATGCTGGTCCTGCACTCGCAGTTCTTCATCGCGGGGTGCGGGCCGGGATTCAGCCTCTTCCCCACGGGCATGTTCATCATTCCGCTTGAAGCGGGCCATCCGATTGTCACCGCGCTGGAGGGCTCTTCCCTCGCGGGGCCGACGGCGCTGGAAGTCACCCCCGGCACGCGGCAGTTCCGGCTGATTTACAGCGACGCGCGCGAGTTGAGCGGCAGCTACATGATGAACGGCGACGCGATCACGCTGGCCGATTTCAACTTCTCGGTGCACGGCGAAGGCGCCAAGCTGGAGTTCAACAGTGCCAAGCAAGTCGCCGCCATCTCGGTGCACGGCGGCCCGACCTGGGCGCGCCCCGCCGATGACAACGGTCGCGTCGTCGCCGCCGACGGCAATTCCACCAATCCCTACATGGCTGCCAATCAGGACATCCTCGAATTGGCCGCATCGCTGGATCAGGCGTCATCACAGAACGGCGGCACGCCGCCTGCGACCCCGCCCGGCGGCGGCGGCCCGATCAAGGGATCAACGGCCTCCGCGACCGGCACGCTGAACTCCATCCTCGCCGTTCTCGCGGCGATCTGGCTTCCGATCGCGAGCATCCTCCAGCCACTGGCGCAGCTTTTCACCGTCGCGTTTGTGCTGGACAACTCGTTCGGCCTGCGATTCGACGGCACGTGGAAAGCCGTGAACTCCTCGAGCAACCTGCTTGTCACTGTATCGGGCGGGAAAATCACCAAGCTCGTCGATGACGCATCGCGCCAGGAGTTGAACATCGTCACCACGCGCCTGGCGGATCGTTCGGGCAATCGGATCACCTGGGTCGTCAATGCGCAAGTCCTCGGACAGGCGACAACCGTCGAGTTCACCTTCGACGTCGAAGAGCTGACCAACGGCAATCTGGAGGGCACGCTGACCGCGCTGGGCAACACCTTCGCCCGCGTGCCGGTCACGATGTCGCGGCTGTAGTCGTCGTGCTGCGCGGCCGCTCCCGCAGGGGGCGGCTTGCGCGCACGACCCAACCCCGGCTGGGCGGCCGGGCCATGCAGCGGCGCTTCGGCGTCGCGAATCCGGCGGCGGGCGAATCGCTCGTCGCGCGCGGGGCCTGCCATTGCATCTCTTGCCATTTCATCCAGAAGGAGGAAGGAACATGACTCGCACGAATTTTATCGCCCCGGCTCTTGCGGCGATTCTGACACTTGTCGCATCGCGTCCGGCGGCGGCGCAGTATGAACAGGTCGAGCAGCCCGCCGACAAAGGCGCCCCGGCTATCCAGAACGCCTTCGCACTGCAAGGCCCCATCAGCCACGGCGATTTGCTCGACCTCGGCGAGGACGACCACTTGCAATACGCACTGCTTGCCGGCCGCGCGGGCGGGCAGATCTTGAGCGGCGGGACGGCCAGCGGCGACGCCCTGGCACTGCAAGGCTCGACGGCCAATGATGGCAACATTCTCCTGAACGCGCTGGGCGGAAACGTCGGCATCGGCACCGGCGCGCCGGCCTTCCTGCTTGATGTCAACGGTGCGGCCAACATCGCCGGAAATCTCACCGTCGGCGGCACGCTTTCAGTGCCGGGCAACTTCAACTTCTCTGGCGATCTCACTGTCGACGGGACGGTCTTTACGCACTTCGTCACGGCCAACAGCCCGCTCCAGCTTCAAACCGACGGCGTCACACGGGTCTATATCGACGACAACACCAACAACGGGAACGTCGGCGTCGGCAATCCGCCGCCCGTGCCGCCGGCCTTCCCGCTCGACGTGAACGGCGATATTCATACGAACTCGCAATTGCGATCATCGATCCCTGACGGCACCGCGCCGATGGTCGTCGCGTCCATGACGCGCGTTGACAATCTCAATGTGGACAAGCTCGACGGCCTCAGCGAAGAGGAATTCGCCCTGCTCGCCGGTCGACCGGGCGGCCAACAACTCAACGGCGGAACGAACAACAACGATCCGCTTACCCTGAACGGCTCGGCGACCAACGACGGCGACGTCATCATCAACCCCAACGGCGGCAACGTCGGCATCATGACGACGACCCCGGGCGAAAAACTCGACGTGGTCGGCGGCAACATCCGCACGAATCAGCAATTCATCTCCACCATCCCCGATGGCACCCCGCCGCTCGTCGTGGACTCCATGACGGTCGTCACCAATCTGAATGCCGACAAACTCGACGGTCGTCATGAAGACGAATTCGCCCTGCTCGCCGGGCGACCGGGCGGCCAGGTGCTGCACGGCGGCGACGCCGCGGGCGACGATCTCGTGCTTGATTCGACCAGCGACCCGATGAAGGGATTTGTCATTCTCAACCCGACGCCGGTCGGCCCCGGCGCCGGCAGCGTCGGCATCGGCACGATGAACCCGACCGAAGCGCTGGAAGTCATCGGCTGCATCAAGGCGGATTGTCTGAAGATCACCGCGCCGAACTTCGTCGGCGTCAGCCCGCTGGGCATGGTCCGTGCAGGCACCAGCGTTGACGTGCTGCCACAGGTAGACGGCACCGCGAAGGTCCGCGCGTCGGCCGTCGGCACGCACAGCACGATGATCCCGGTGAACCTGCACACGTCGCTTTTCGGCACGCAGCAGAAACTGGCCAACGTGCAGGTGTATTACAAGGTGACGTCGCCCAACAGCTTCATCGCGGTGACCCGCGCGCGAATCATGGGGCCGAACGGCACGTTCACGAACCTTGCCGTCAACGCGACGCAGCAGAAGTCCACCGCGTGGACCTCCTACTTCGTCACGCCGGCGACCCCCGTGGACATCACCGGCCCCCTCTACCTGAATTTTGAATTGAACTACACCGGAACCAACACAGCCCACGATATCCAGATCGGCCAGATCATCCTGACGACGGTCGAGTGAGCGCGCCACGGGCCGCACACAACGGAGCCAATGACCCAAAGCGAAAGCCCCGTGCAATGCGCATGGGGCATTGCCTTGGCGACTATGCCGCCTGCAGAGCTATAATCGATCCGGCGAGTCCGAATAGCGGCCCGAACGCCGCCGGAATTGCCCGGCGAATAACCAGGCCTGCTGTTCCGTTTATCTTTGACCGGAGATGGGAGTTTTACCCCTCTGTGTTATCAGGTGTCTCGATGCCTTTTTTCCGACCATTGAAGGCTCGCCGGCTGCGCGGCGGATTCACATTGATTGAGCTGCTCGTCAGCGTCGCGATCATTTCCCTGTTGATCGCCATTTTGCTGCCCTCGCTCGGGGCGGCTCGAGCCAGGGGCCGGCGGACGGCCTGCTCGAGCAATCTGCGCCAGCTCGCCATCGGCATGCGGTCCTACCTGGACTCGAGCGGCGACATCTTTCCGCACGCATCGTTCATGCCGTCGGTGGATCCGTTTCCAATCGGCATGCCGACACCCGACAATCCCGACCCTGATCCGAATCCCGTTGCGATCTATCTGGCCGACGTGCTCGCGCCGCACGTCGGTGACTCGGAGAAGGTCTTTGCCTGCCCCGACGACAACGGGCAG from the Planctomycetia bacterium genome contains:
- a CDS encoding phosphatase PAP2 family protein, with the translated sequence MATQIVCSRGFRAGLIVFCALSLAAGCIPGLGALPGGEDATSWVLRWNKIAIDASGLDHTPLKAGEVRTFGHQYGPTRSSRAMAIVHIAMFDAIVAINGGYQSYTGLAPAPANTSMKAAVSQAAHDTLVALYPSHSQTFDEKLAEDLQHIDDPAALANGVLLGQQAAAAILALRAADGSDDNTPYVFSDQPGAWRSDPINPGQEALGANWHKVTPFAMSRSDQFRCPPPPPISSVEYAIAYAEAKALGGDGINTPTIRTADQTEAGIFWAYDGTPSLCAPPRLYNQIATQIGKERGLDVVQLGRLLALVNIGLADAAIAVWESKYYYNLWRPVAGIRESDVGTGPLGLGDNNPLTEGDPDFTPLGAPASNLVGPNFTPPFPAYPSGHAGFGGALFQTLRNFFGTDQIAFTFVSDEFNGETRDNEGNVRPLLPRSFASLSQAEEENGQSRIYLGIHWSFDKSEGIVQGNRVANYVCSKVYQPTP
- a CDS encoding prepilin-type N-terminal cleavage/methylation domain-containing protein, producing the protein MPFFRPLKARRLRGGFTLIELLVSVAIISLLIAILLPSLGAARARGRRTACSSNLRQLAIGMRSYLDSSGDIFPHASFMPSVDPFPIGMPTPDNPDPDPNPVAIYLADVLAPHVGDSEKVFACPDDNGQIVRGAPNEGRSYFSTEKSSYEYRFRLGGISIAESIKRMAEFTGRTINENTLWILRDYDNFHGPGGKPGARRYVYYDTHVTDFEN